In the Clostridium beijerinckii genome, one interval contains:
- a CDS encoding hydrogenase small subunit, with product MTSGKVCPLTKAKIHTSKRLANDVVGMLKDKKSKKMNAIWLEVTGCSGNIISLLNSENPGLYDILTDMLNFTYNNTLMGLEGQLAFEKFLETLDTEFILLVDGAVSTKENGRYNIVANYNGTNITALDAIQLAGGKAKYVVAVGTCASHGGISAAKPNPSESKSVQEVLNRQVIKLPGCPCHPDWVVGTLAHLIGYGVPELDSEGRPLLFYGVTIHDNCTRRGFFDQGIFAQKFGDEGCMIKLGCRGPVTKTDCPRRKWNGYVNWPIGDNTNCIGCANAQFPDGMEPFVKY from the coding sequence TTGACTAGTGGAAAAGTATGTCCACTTACAAAAGCTAAGATTCATACGTCAAAGAGACTTGCAAACGATGTTGTAGGAATGCTAAAAGATAAAAAGTCTAAAAAGATGAATGCTATATGGCTTGAAGTGACAGGATGTTCAGGAAATATAATTTCCTTACTTAATAGTGAAAATCCTGGGCTTTATGATATTTTAACTGACATGTTGAATTTTACTTATAACAACACACTTATGGGATTAGAAGGGCAGCTTGCTTTTGAAAAGTTTTTAGAAACACTAGATACAGAGTTTATATTATTAGTGGATGGGGCAGTTTCAACAAAAGAAAATGGGCGTTATAACATTGTAGCAAATTATAATGGGACAAATATCACAGCATTAGATGCAATACAATTAGCTGGCGGAAAAGCGAAATATGTTGTAGCAGTAGGAACTTGCGCCTCTCATGGGGGAATATCAGCTGCAAAACCAAACCCTTCAGAAAGTAAAAGTGTACAGGAAGTTTTAAATCGTCAAGTTATTAAACTACCAGGTTGTCCTTGCCATCCGGATTGGGTAGTAGGAACTTTGGCACACTTGATTGGTTATGGTGTACCTGAATTAGATAGCGAGGGAAGACCACTACTTTTTTATGGAGTTACAATTCATGATAATTGTACAAGGCGAGGATTTTTTGATCAAGGTATATTTGCACAAAAGTTTGGAGATGAAGGTTGCATGATCAAACTAGGATGTAGAGGGCCTGTTACAAAAACTGATTGCCCAAGGAGAAAATGGAATGGATACGTTAACTGGCCTATTGGAGATAATACAAATTGTATTGGGTGTGCAAATGCACAATTCCCAGATGGAATGGAACCTTTTGTAAAGTATTAG
- a CDS encoding flavodoxin codes for MKIVYFSQTGNTEKMANLILEGIESEGKKAELVEVSNATLDDVNNEEILILGCSAYGSEELDESEMEPFVKSLEGSLQGKKVALFGSWGWGNGEWMTEWEKRMESYGAILINEGLTVQESPEGEDEDKCRDFGKLIAK; via the coding sequence ATGAAAATTGTATATTTTAGTCAAACAGGAAATACAGAAAAAATGGCAAACTTAATTCTAGAAGGAATAGAATCAGAGGGGAAGAAAGCCGAATTAGTTGAAGTATCAAATGCAACACTTGATGATGTTAATAATGAAGAAATACTTATTTTAGGATGCTCAGCTTATGGATCAGAAGAATTAGATGAAAGTGAAATGGAACCTTTTGTTAAATCATTAGAAGGAAGTTTGCAAGGAAAGAAAGTTGCTCTTTTTGGTTCATGGGGATGGGGCAATGGTGAATGGATGACAGAATGGGAAAAGAGAATGGAGTCATATGGTGCTATATTAATAAACGAAGGTTTAACCGTGCAGGAATCTCCTGAAGGTGAAGATGAAGACAAATGCAGAGATTTTGGAAAATTAATAGCAAAATAG
- a CDS encoding Crp/Fnr family transcriptional regulator: MNIHCGNCCNNCRGGLCASKVPIFENLNRDELVEIVNKINHKEFSKGDVIFTEGNIANTLYFINEGKIKLYKYTKDGKEQILHILSEGDFFGELELIKPSKYGFNSKAIEDAKICTLTKEEMKDIMMKNPEIGIKVLETVGERLSKVENLVQNLATNDVDSRMAYLIIELMEKYGENVEGNISVKLPISREDMASYIGVTRETISRKLKKLEDENLIKIIGTKTIIIIDEEGLKNYI, from the coding sequence ATGAATATTCACTGTGGTAATTGCTGCAATAATTGTAGGGGAGGACTTTGTGCTAGTAAGGTTCCAATATTTGAAAATTTAAATAGAGACGAATTAGTGGAGATTGTAAATAAAATTAATCATAAAGAATTCAGTAAAGGCGATGTTATTTTTACTGAAGGTAATATAGCTAATACACTTTATTTTATAAATGAAGGAAAAATAAAATTATATAAATATACTAAGGATGGTAAGGAACAGATACTACATATACTTTCAGAAGGAGATTTCTTTGGGGAATTAGAACTTATAAAACCATCTAAATATGGATTTAATTCTAAAGCTATAGAGGATGCTAAAATATGTACTCTTACTAAGGAGGAAATGAAAGATATAATGATGAAGAATCCTGAGATTGGAATAAAGGTATTAGAAACAGTAGGAGAGAGATTATCAAAAGTTGAAAATCTTGTTCAGAATTTAGCAACTAACGATGTTGACTCAAGAATGGCTTATTTAATTATAGAGCTTATGGAGAAGTATGGAGAAAATGTTGAAGGTAATATTTCTGTAAAACTACCCATATCAAGGGAAGATATGGCGAGTTATATTGGGGTGACGAGGGAGACCATAAGCAGGAAATTAAAGAAATTAGAAGATGAAAATCTAATAAAAATAATAGGAACAAAAACAATAATCATTATAGATGAAGAAGGCTTGAAGAACTATATATAA
- a CDS encoding FprA family A-type flavoprotein codes for MEQNIMLGKNIFWVGKVDDRDVPFHRLTLTKGTTYNSYLLMTEKPTVIDTVDMSFGREFVQNLNNKIELNRIKYIVINHTEPDHSGALGSLAAKAKNAVIVCTEPAVNELKEMYRLHNREFLVVSDGDTLDIGGKILKFIQTPYLHTEETMITYCEDNKILFPCDIFSTHVANYEYFNDLAQVDIKEDFITYYKLIMHPHRRYVQEMIEKIKDLDIKMIAPSHGFIIRDEVQSFIDIYDNMSKNTELDKKALILYSTMTGNTKKIAGIFKEKFEEQNITSNIIDVNKDAMDNIMNAINEADAIFFGSSTKYGDMIGNMEEVLKNLKTLNLENKLGAAFGSYGWSGEAIEVIQDYLNKTNLRSLNTSDIIKSTGMTDIELPLRIRFSSKEDNLKSIDRIVTYTSDLLFSAI; via the coding sequence ATGGAACAAAACATTATGCTAGGTAAAAATATATTTTGGGTTGGTAAAGTAGATGATAGAGATGTGCCTTTTCATAGGTTAACTTTAACTAAAGGAACTACTTATAACAGTTATTTATTAATGACAGAAAAGCCTACAGTAATTGATACTGTTGATATGAGTTTTGGAAGAGAATTTGTACAAAACTTAAATAATAAGATTGAACTTAATAGAATTAAATATATTGTAATTAATCATACAGAACCTGATCATTCTGGTGCCCTTGGAAGCTTAGCAGCCAAAGCAAAAAATGCTGTAATTGTATGCACAGAGCCGGCTGTAAATGAACTTAAAGAGATGTACAGGCTTCATAATAGAGAATTTTTGGTTGTAAGTGATGGTGATACTTTAGATATAGGAGGCAAAATTCTTAAATTTATACAAACACCATATCTTCATACTGAAGAAACTATGATAACTTATTGCGAAGATAATAAAATTTTATTTCCTTGTGATATTTTCAGTACTCATGTAGCCAATTATGAATACTTCAATGACTTAGCTCAAGTAGACATAAAGGAAGACTTTATTACTTATTATAAATTGATAATGCATCCTCACAGAAGATATGTTCAAGAAATGATTGAAAAAATCAAAGATTTAGATATAAAGATGATAGCTCCTTCTCATGGATTTATTATTAGAGATGAAGTCCAAAGCTTTATAGATATTTATGATAATATGAGCAAAAATACAGAGCTAGATAAAAAAGCACTTATTCTATACTCTACTATGACAGGTAATACAAAAAAGATTGCAGGCATTTTTAAAGAAAAGTTTGAAGAGCAAAATATAACTTCAAATATTATTGATGTAAATAAAGATGCAATGGATAATATAATGAATGCTATTAATGAAGCTGACGCAATCTTCTTTGGCAGCTCAACTAAATATGGTGACATGATTGGAAATATGGAAGAGGTACTAAAGAATCTTAAAACTCTAAATTTAGAAAACAAGCTAGGCGCAGCATTTGGTTCTTATGGCTGGAGTGGAGAGGCTATAGAGGTTATACAAGACTATTTAAATAAAACTAATTTAAGATCATTAAATACTTCTGATATAATTAAATCTACTGGTATGACTGATATAGAATTACCTCTAAGAATTAGATTTTCATCAAAAGAAGACAACCTAAAGAGCATTGATAGAATAGTTACCTATACTAGTGATTTATTGTTTAGTGCAATTTAA
- a CDS encoding flavodoxin domain-containing protein, whose amino-acid sequence MKKLRDGVYWVGATDWKVRHIHGNELSTHRGSTYNSYLIKDEKTVIIDTVWEPLTEMFLENLREVTDISKIDYVVMNHGEPDHSGALPALMEHIPNATVFVSKKGLESIQKHYHKEWNFKVVSTGEKINIGKNNLVFIEAPMLHWPDSMFTYLTGENILFSNDAFGQHYASSSIFNDEVDETEVNQEALKYYANILTPFSKLVTKKIDELKKLGVPVDMIAPAHGIIWRKDPMMIVEKYYEWAAGKSNKSVVVAYNSMWGATHKMAEFIGKGLGEAGVEYKIFNVATSDKSDILAEVFKSKGIILGSSTVNSGILTSLLPLIEDLIGLKFNEKVGAAFGSYGWGGESTDILTNYLTKAKIKVVEDGLKFKYMPNDDELEECIAFGKNFGQKVLEEF is encoded by the coding sequence ATGAAGAAACTTAGAGATGGAGTATATTGGGTTGGAGCAACTGATTGGAAAGTAAGACATATTCATGGAAATGAATTATCTACACATAGAGGAAGTACTTATAATTCATATCTTATTAAAGATGAAAAAACTGTTATTATAGATACTGTATGGGAACCTTTAACTGAGATGTTTCTTGAAAATTTGAGAGAGGTAACTGATATATCAAAGATTGATTATGTTGTTATGAACCATGGGGAACCTGATCATTCAGGAGCGTTACCTGCATTAATGGAGCATATTCCTAATGCAACAGTTTTTGTTTCTAAAAAAGGTTTAGAGTCAATACAGAAGCATTATCATAAGGAGTGGAATTTTAAGGTCGTTTCCACAGGGGAGAAGATAAATATAGGTAAAAATAATCTTGTATTTATAGAAGCTCCTATGCTTCACTGGCCTGATAGCATGTTTACATATCTTACTGGAGAAAATATATTGTTTTCTAATGATGCATTTGGACAGCATTATGCATCTTCGAGCATTTTTAATGATGAAGTAGATGAAACAGAAGTTAATCAGGAAGCTCTTAAATATTACGCAAACATACTTACTCCTTTTAGTAAACTGGTTACAAAAAAAATAGACGAACTTAAAAAACTTGGAGTACCTGTAGATATGATAGCTCCAGCTCATGGCATCATTTGGAGAAAAGATCCAATGATGATAGTGGAGAAATATTATGAGTGGGCAGCTGGAAAATCAAATAAAAGTGTAGTGGTTGCATATAATTCAATGTGGGGGGCTACTCATAAAATGGCTGAATTTATAGGCAAAGGCCTAGGAGAAGCAGGGGTAGAATATAAAATATTTAATGTCGCAACTTCAGATAAAAGTGATATATTAGCCGAAGTTTTTAAATCAAAGGGAATAATACTAGGATCATCAACAGTTAATAGTGGAATTTTAACGTCTTTATTACCTCTTATTGAAGACTTAATTGGATTGAAGTTTAATGAGAAAGTAGGTGCAGCTTTTGGAAGCTATGGATGGGGTGGAGAATCAACAGATATTCTTACAAACTATTTAACAAAGGCTAAAATTAAAGTTGTTGAAGATGGATTAAAGTTTAAATATATGCCAAATGATGACGAACTTGAAGAGTGCATAGCCTTTGGAAAGAATTTTGGTCAGAAAGTGTTAGAAGAATTTTAA
- the cooS gene encoding anaerobic carbon-monoxide dehydrogenase catalytic subunit — protein MSEKMLEELEGFNGRVSYHDSVEEMVKRIRADKLSNVFDRYASQEKIRCSFCLKGVSCQLCSNGPCRINEKGGQEKGVCGIDPNAMAMRNFLLKNIMGAGTYSHHAYEAFRTLKATGEGKTPFKITDVDKLKWMCEKVGIDTNQEVNKMAIDLAVLLEDQQKIDSEDKNVMVEAFAPKKRKEIWRKLAIYPAGTVHEEQNCVASCLTNVDGSHVSLAMKALRLGIATIYNTQIGLEMVQDILFGTPTPHEVNMDLGIMDPDYVNVVFNGHQPWPGVATILKARTKEVQDMAKAAGAKGLRIVGSIETGQELLQRFEMDEVFVGHMGNWLTIEPLLATGTVDVFAMEENCSPPAIDMYAEKYQVTLVSVSTIIDLPGIEHKIPYEPSEVDKMADKLIELAIENFKKRKERKIEPLVPKKTQKAIAGFSTEAVLGALGNKLDPLVDVIAAGKIKGVVALANCSTLRNGPQDSMTINLTKELIKRDILVVSGGCGNHALEVAGLCTVEAANEMAGEGLKEVCNLLKIPPVLSFGTCTDTGRISMLVTALADHLDVDVADLPIAVTAPEWMEQKATIDGIFALAYGTYTHLSPTPFMTGAPQLVELLTEKAKDVTGGKIALGDNPIEVAENIEAHIIAKRKGMGLS, from the coding sequence GTGAGTGAAAAAATGCTAGAAGAATTAGAAGGATTTAACGGAAGAGTAAGTTATCATGATTCTGTAGAGGAGATGGTAAAAAGAATAAGAGCTGATAAATTATCAAATGTATTTGATAGATATGCTTCTCAAGAAAAGATAAGATGTTCGTTTTGTCTTAAAGGGGTAAGCTGTCAACTCTGTTCAAATGGTCCTTGTAGAATTAACGAAAAAGGTGGCCAAGAAAAAGGTGTCTGCGGAATAGACCCTAATGCTATGGCTATGAGAAACTTTCTCCTAAAAAATATAATGGGGGCTGGTACATATAGTCATCATGCTTATGAAGCTTTTAGAACCTTAAAAGCTACTGGAGAAGGAAAAACTCCATTTAAAATTACTGATGTAGATAAATTAAAATGGATGTGTGAAAAAGTTGGAATCGATACAAATCAAGAAGTTAACAAAATGGCAATCGACTTAGCAGTATTGCTTGAAGATCAGCAAAAGATAGATTCAGAAGATAAAAATGTTATGGTAGAAGCTTTTGCCCCTAAGAAAAGAAAGGAAATATGGAGAAAATTAGCTATATACCCAGCAGGTACAGTACACGAAGAACAAAACTGTGTAGCCAGCTGTCTTACAAACGTAGATGGAAGTCATGTCTCACTTGCAATGAAAGCTCTTAGACTTGGAATCGCTACAATTTACAATACTCAAATAGGGCTTGAAATGGTTCAAGATATACTATTTGGAACTCCTACTCCACATGAAGTTAACATGGATTTAGGAATTATGGACCCAGATTATGTAAATGTTGTATTTAACGGTCACCAACCTTGGCCTGGAGTTGCAACAATATTAAAAGCAAGAACAAAAGAAGTTCAAGACATGGCAAAAGCTGCAGGTGCCAAAGGCCTTAGAATAGTTGGTTCCATAGAAACAGGTCAAGAATTACTTCAAAGATTTGAAATGGATGAAGTTTTTGTAGGTCACATGGGTAATTGGCTTACTATAGAGCCATTACTTGCTACTGGTACTGTTGACGTGTTTGCAATGGAAGAAAATTGTTCACCTCCAGCCATAGATATGTACGCTGAAAAATACCAAGTTACTTTAGTATCTGTAAGTACTATAATTGATTTACCTGGTATTGAACATAAGATTCCTTATGAACCTTCAGAAGTTGATAAAATGGCGGATAAATTAATTGAACTTGCTATTGAAAACTTTAAAAAGAGAAAAGAAAGAAAAATTGAACCATTAGTTCCAAAGAAAACTCAAAAAGCTATAGCTGGTTTTTCAACTGAAGCTGTTTTAGGTGCTCTTGGAAACAAACTTGACCCATTAGTAGATGTAATAGCTGCTGGAAAAATTAAAGGAGTTGTAGCTCTTGCAAATTGCTCAACTCTAAGAAACGGTCCTCAAGATTCTATGACTATAAACCTTACAAAAGAACTTATAAAACGCGATATATTAGTAGTTAGTGGCGGATGCGGAAACCATGCTCTTGAAGTAGCTGGACTATGTACTGTTGAAGCCGCAAATGAAATGGCTGGAGAAGGTTTAAAAGAAGTGTGTAACTTGCTAAAAATACCTCCAGTATTAAGCTTTGGTACTTGTACAGATACTGGAAGAATTTCAATGTTAGTTACTGCTCTTGCAGATCACTTAGATGTTGATGTAGCCGATCTTCCAATAGCTGTTACTGCTCCAGAATGGATGGAACAAAAAGCAACTATAGATGGAATTTTTGCACTAGCTTATGGTACTTATACTCATTTATCTCCTACTCCTTTTATGACCGGTGCTCCTCAATTAGTTGAACTTTTGACTGAAAAAGCAAAAGATGTAACTGGTGGTAAAATAGCTTTAGGTGATAATCCTATTGAAGTAGCTGAAAATATTGAAGCCCATATTATTGCAAAAAGAAAAGGTATGGGATTAAGCTAA
- a CDS encoding protease inhibitor I42 family protein, whose protein sequence is MANSLVSPRRITVEAGETFCVRIRSVSEGSTGYHWELVYDIPNNIEFLSQEWIPDSNAIGSPGTAVFKFKALYSEKASQKLVFVQIAPDSTIADSLSVSVRVIPRNANC, encoded by the coding sequence ATGGCAAATTCATTAGTGTCTCCAAGAAGAATAACTGTTGAGGCAGGCGAAACTTTTTGTGTTAGAATCCGTTCAGTAAGTGAAGGATCCACAGGATATCATTGGGAACTTGTTTATGATATTCCTAATAATATAGAGTTTTTAAGTCAGGAATGGATACCAGATAGTAATGCAATTGGTAGTCCTGGAACAGCTGTATTTAAATTTAAAGCACTTTATTCAGAGAAAGCTTCTCAAAAATTAGTATTTGTTCAGATAGCACCTGATAGTACAATTGCCGATTCACTATCAGTAAGTGTACGTGTTATTCCAAGAAACGCTAATTGTTAA
- a CDS encoding methyl-accepting chemotaxis protein — MNLFRNKKIKDLENKQSMDGEKTIIKAKILQDNTSNFLQKMSGLLAGIVKQHHRVDDQHYVLGKLADEVKEHMNAISSLTENTNDLTDKLYLEGNNLIEITKDTVNKSYEGKSAIEEIVKVVRFLEDENRNNTENINELARRFSKVNEVVKLITNIANQTNLLALNAAIEAARAGEQGKGFAIVAGEIRNLAEMTKQSTKDISVLIGNIEDETNIVINNSDKSKEVIAKGVNASVNAAEKIEESLSSIGKVEQEVRKVIEILTNQKQHIENMSKEIINVDEILRVTSKTITNHIEEASIVDRQLEEMKMQLESYS; from the coding sequence ATGAATCTATTTAGAAATAAGAAAATTAAAGATTTGGAAAATAAGCAATCAATGGATGGTGAAAAAACAATAATAAAGGCAAAAATATTACAAGATAATACTAGTAATTTTCTTCAGAAAATGAGTGGATTATTAGCGGGGATTGTAAAACAACATCATAGAGTAGATGATCAACATTATGTTTTAGGAAAGCTTGCTGATGAAGTGAAGGAACATATGAATGCGATTTCTAGTTTGACAGAAAATACTAATGACTTGACAGATAAATTATATCTTGAAGGGAATAATCTTATCGAAATTACAAAAGATACGGTTAATAAATCATATGAAGGTAAAAGTGCTATTGAGGAAATTGTCAAAGTAGTAAGATTTCTAGAAGATGAGAATAGGAATAATACTGAAAATATAAATGAATTGGCAAGACGGTTTAGTAAAGTCAATGAGGTTGTAAAGTTAATAACGAATATAGCCAATCAAACTAATTTACTGGCTTTAAATGCTGCAATAGAAGCAGCAAGGGCTGGAGAACAAGGGAAAGGATTTGCAATAGTTGCGGGTGAAATAAGAAATCTAGCAGAAATGACTAAGCAAAGTACTAAGGATATTTCAGTGTTAATTGGTAATATAGAAGATGAAACAAATATTGTTATAAATAATTCAGATAAATCTAAAGAAGTTATTGCTAAAGGGGTTAATGCATCAGTGAATGCGGCAGAAAAGATAGAAGAAAGCTTATCTTCTATAGGAAAAGTTGAGCAGGAAGTAAGGAAAGTAATAGAAATTTTAACAAATCAAAAACAACATATCGAAAATATGAGTAAAGAAATAATAAATGTGGATGAAATTTTAAGAGTAACATCAAAAACTATAACAAATCACATAGAAGAGGCAAGTATTGTAGATAGGCAATTAGAAGAAATGAAAATGCAATTAGAATCTTATAGTTAA
- a CDS encoding flavin reductase family protein, giving the protein MEKINVNYEKMYYGFPVILISFFDKNGLPNVTTLSSSYSLKDMVVLGFSSKGYAINQIKEVRDFVINIPDSSLRKEISFCGTKSGHEVQKFDATKLTYSKSKIVNAPIIEECPITIECTLTDVIEKDAYAGITNILGIIKGRIISKEYLDDENRLNISKFDNLLYFGDGINKGYRYIKNEQ; this is encoded by the coding sequence ATGGAAAAAATAAATGTTAACTATGAAAAAATGTATTACGGATTTCCTGTAATTCTTATAAGTTTTTTTGATAAAAATGGGCTTCCAAATGTAACTACTCTTTCATCTTCCTATAGCCTTAAAGATATGGTAGTTCTTGGATTTAGTAGCAAAGGATATGCAATTAATCAAATTAAAGAAGTTCGTGATTTTGTAATTAATATCCCTGACAGTTCACTTAGGAAAGAAATTAGCTTTTGCGGAACTAAATCTGGTCATGAAGTTCAAAAGTTTGACGCTACCAAATTAACTTATTCTAAATCTAAAATTGTAAACGCGCCAATCATTGAAGAATGCCCAATTACTATAGAATGTACTTTAACAGATGTTATCGAAAAGGATGCCTATGCAGGTATTACTAATATTCTTGGAATTATAAAGGGCAGGATTATTTCAAAGGAATATTTAGATGATGAAAACAGATTAAATATTTCAAAATTTGATAACCTTTTATATTTTGGAGATGGAATAAACAAAGGATATAGATATATTAAAAATGAGCAATAA
- a CDS encoding SagB/ThcOx family dehydrogenase, with product MTRYEKQRNFLKSNFNEFKNIKTDKMKGIPQPDSIKSYDSQSKIVVLPRVSEETVTNSNIYKCIGNRRSTRLYAEKSMNLDELSYLLWSTQGITETNKAGLTLRTVPCSGATHSFETYLFIMNVDGIQKGIYRYLPVEHKLLFMFELDEIDNKIDEITLDQPFVPNFAKKAAVLFAWSTTPYRSEWKFDITAHKKILIDVGHVCQNLYLASESIKAGACAIGIYDQKMIDTLLGLDGDEEFIIYLAAVGKKKE from the coding sequence ATGACAAGATATGAAAAGCAGAGAAATTTTTTGAAATCTAATTTTAACGAATTCAAAAATATAAAAACTGATAAAATGAAAGGTATACCTCAGCCAGATAGTATAAAATCTTATGATTCGCAATCTAAAATTGTTGTCTTACCAAGGGTAAGTGAAGAAACTGTAACGAATTCTAATATTTATAAGTGCATAGGTAATAGAAGAAGTACAAGGCTTTATGCTGAAAAGTCTATGAATCTTGATGAATTGTCGTATTTATTATGGTCTACTCAAGGAATTACAGAAACTAATAAAGCCGGTTTAACTTTAAGAACAGTTCCTTGTAGTGGGGCAACGCATTCTTTTGAAACATATTTATTTATTATGAATGTTGATGGGATACAAAAAGGTATTTATAGATATCTACCAGTAGAGCATAAACTTTTATTCATGTTTGAATTAGATGAAATTGACAATAAAATAGATGAAATTACTTTAGACCAGCCTTTTGTACCTAACTTTGCAAAGAAAGCGGCTGTATTATTTGCTTGGAGCACGACTCCATATCGTTCAGAATGGAAGTTTGATATTACGGCACATAAAAAGATTTTAATAGATGTTGGCCATGTATGCCAAAATCTTTATTTAGCAAGTGAATCGATTAAAGCGGGAGCATGTGCTATAGGTATTTATGATCAAAAGATGATAGATACACTTTTGGGGCTAGATGGAGATGAAGAATTTATTATATATCTTGCAGCTGTTGGAAAAAAGAAAGAATAA
- a CDS encoding heavy-metal-associated domain-containing protein, with the protein MATYILSGIILLIIVFSVRSFIEKLRFGCCGGTIEKSTKRKKINKKELSEYQISKTIYIEGMTCGNCANHVENAINSLENVYAKVDLKKNLANVRMKVDISEEILKGAISKAGYSAKYIDEN; encoded by the coding sequence ATGGCAACATATATATTAAGTGGAATAATACTTTTGATTATAGTTTTTTCAGTTAGGAGCTTTATAGAAAAATTAAGATTTGGATGCTGTGGGGGAACTATAGAAAAGAGTACAAAGAGAAAGAAGATAAACAAAAAGGAGTTATCAGAGTATCAGATATCAAAGACTATATATATTGAAGGTATGACATGTGGAAATTGTGCTAATCATGTTGAAAATGCTATTAACAGTTTGGAGAATGTATATGCAAAGGTTGATTTAAAGAAGAACTTAGCAAATGTTAGAATGAAAGTAGATATAAGTGAAGAAATACTCAAAGGTGCAATAAGTAAGGCAGGATACAGTGCAAAATACATAGATGAAAATTAA
- a CDS encoding PadR family transcriptional regulator encodes MIYLKDILEEIKIMNELFILGELMEEPQSGYDLRNALQASLGRHRKVSYGVIYPLLEKLENDGFLDITNVESHGKNKKMATITEKGKERFFVLMNMPVPSGAHTADIYLIKLDVMQHLTLDEQMQLLDQFDQEQREIIEDTQFALKKLAEENSKDHWYASKRFELRLQQANVAIDWIKEFKHELKKEW; translated from the coding sequence TTGATATATCTAAAAGATATATTGGAGGAAATAAAAATAATGAATGAACTTTTTATTTTAGGTGAATTAATGGAAGAACCACAAAGTGGTTATGATCTACGTAATGCCTTACAAGCTTCTTTAGGACGTCATCGTAAAGTCAGCTATGGAGTAATTTATCCATTGCTTGAAAAATTAGAGAATGATGGTTTTTTAGATATAACTAACGTAGAATCACACGGAAAAAATAAGAAAATGGCTACAATTACGGAAAAAGGAAAAGAACGTTTTTTTGTGCTAATGAACATGCCTGTTCCAAGTGGAGCCCATACTGCTGATATATATTTAATTAAACTTGATGTAATGCAGCACCTTACACTAGACGAACAAATGCAACTATTGGATCAATTCGATCAAGAACAAAGAGAGATAATTGAAGATACGCAATTTGCACTAAAAAAATTAGCTGAGGAAAATTCAAAAGATCACTGGTATGCAAGTAAAAGGTTTGAATTGCGACTACAGCAGGCAAATGTTGCAATTGATTGGATTAAAGAGTTTAAACATGAACTGAAGAAAGAATGGTGA